The following are from one region of the Amia ocellicauda isolate fAmiCal2 chromosome 1, fAmiCal2.hap1, whole genome shotgun sequence genome:
- the LOC136758939 gene encoding vesicular inhibitory amino acid transporter produces MILSRYRFTQEGDEENLHFAQMDELDKTRAEGREEPDGCLTSTGARHSEASPISPAGAALGPVPTHITTWEAGWNVTNAIQGIFVLGLPYALLHSGYLGLLLIILAAVICSYTGKILIACLYEENEEGIPIRVRNTYEDIANACCKQLFPRLGGMIVNMAQVVELIMTCILYLVVSGNLMYHSFPYMPLSQTAWSVIAFLTLMPCMLIRNLRVVSRLSLLCSIAQFIITFIVITYCLTRIPCWSWGGMKFYVDFEKFLVSVGVIIFSYTSQIFLPTLEGNMENQGNFGTMLTWTHFFACIFKTAFAVLAFLTWGEETKEVITDNLPTTLGVVVNLCLLAKALLSYPLPFYAAAEVLQGCIFKLDLTQKSMQNRALALRGGLLLFTVLMAMYMPHFSLLMGLTGSMTGAAMTFLLPSLFHLKLKWTKLDCRVKVLDFSILVLGSLCSLSGVICSIKGLSEVFGKR; encoded by the exons ATGATACTGAGTAGGTACAGATTTACTCAGGAAGGTGATGAGGAGAATCTACATTTTGCCCAGATGGATGAGTTGGACAAGACCCGTGCGGAAGGCAGAGAAGAGCCAGATGGATGCTTAACCTCCACAGGTGCCCGGCATTCTGAAGCTTCTCCCATTAGCCCAGCCGGTGCAGCTTTGGGACCTGTCCCAACTCACATCACAACCTGGGAGGCTGGCTGGAATGTCACCAATGCAATCCAG GGGATTTTTGTTCTAGGATTACCGTATGCACTTCTACACAGTGGATACCTCGGTTTGCTTCTGATAATCCTGGCTGCAGTGATCTGTAGCTACACGGGCAAAATCCTCATTGCCTGTCTGTATGAGGAGAATGAAGAGGGGATACCTATCAGAGTTCGAAATACTTATGAAGATATTGCCAATGCCTGCTGCAAACAGCTGTTTCCCCGACTGGGTGGTATGATAGTCAACATGGCCCAGGTGGTTGAGCTGATAATGACTTGTATCTTGTACCTGGTGGTAAGTGGTAATCTTATGTACCACAGTTTCCCCTACATGCCACTCTCTCAGACAGCTTGGTCAGTAATCGCATTTCTAACTTTGATGCCATGCATGCTTATCCGCAACCTCAGGGTGGTGTCCAGGCTCAGCCTCCTTTGTTCCATCGCTCAGTTCATTATCACCTTCATAGTCATCACCTACTGCTTGACTCGGATACCTTGCTGGTCCTGGGGGGGGATGAAGTTCTACGTGGATTTTGAGAAGTTCCTGGTGTCCGTGGGGGTCATCATATTCAGCTACACATCTCAGATCTTTCTTCCCACCTTGGAAGGCAATATGGAGAACCAGGGCAACTTTGGGACCATGCTGACCTGGACCCACTTCTTCGCCTGCATCTTTAAGACTGCCTTTGCCGTCCTGGCATTCCTCACATGGGGTGAAGAAACCAAGGAAGTGATTACTGACAATTTGCCCACCACCCTCGGGGTGGTCGTTAACCTTTGCCTGCTTGCCAAAGCCCTCTTATCTTATCCTTTGCCCTTCTACGCAGCAGCTGAAGTTTTACAAGGCTGCATTTTTAAGTTAGACTTGACGCAGAAGAGCATGCAGAACAGAGCTCTGGCCCTGCGCGGCGGCCTCCTGCTGTTCACTGTCCTCATGGCAATGTACATGCCCCACTTCTCCCTGCTGATGGGTTTGACTGGCAGCATGACGGGAGCTGCTATGAccttcctcctcccttcgcttttCCACCTGAAGTTGAAATGGACAAAACTGGATTGCAGGGTTAAGGTCCTTGATTTCTCCATCTTAGTTCTAGGGTCCCTGTGTAGCTTATCTGGAGTAATATGTTCCATTAAAGGATTAAGTGAAGTGTTTGGAAAAAGGTAA